The following are encoded in a window of Panicum virgatum strain AP13 chromosome 5N, P.virgatum_v5, whole genome shotgun sequence genomic DNA:
- the LOC120673999 gene encoding serine carboxypeptidase-like 26 isoform X2 produces the protein MRLSASSSSSPSLTSYARMATMAAARLLPRSSSSKLQQCSFAVLLLFFQSSCCHAAAVGYSQQEGDRVRFLPGQPPHPPVSQFAGYVTVNEHNGRALFYWFFEAQASPAKKPLLLWLNGGPGCSSVGYGAASELGPLRVTSHGAGLEFNKFAWNREANLLFLESPVGVGFSYTNTSSDLTKLDDAFVGHYVPQLAELVYDRNKDKASTYINLKGFMVGNPLTDDYYDSKGLAEYAWSHSVVSDEIYERIKKVCDFRISNWSDDCDKAMSTVFSQYHEIDIYNIYAPRCNLPKSSAALAVDQALTANDQEHFRRRIRMFSGYDPCFSSYAERYFNKEDVQRAFHANVSGTRKWQVCSDSILRSYNFSVLSILPIYSKLIKAGLRVWLYSGDADGRVPVIGSRYCVEALGLPIKTQWQPWYLNKQVAGRFVEYHGMTMVTIRGAGHLVPLNKPEEGFALIDTFLLGKQLPTHR, from the exons ATGCGTCTCTCCGCtagctcttcctcctctcccagCCTCACCTCATATGCTCGAATGGCGACAATGGCAGCAGCGCGTCTTCTTCCCCGGTCGTCCTCGTCCAAGCTCCAGCAGTGCAGCTTTGctgtcctcctcctcttcttccagaGCTCGTGCTGCCACGCAGCGGCTGTGGGTTACAGCCAGCAGGAGGGCGACCGGGTGCGGTTCCTCCCCGGGCAGCCGCCGCACCCGCCGGTGTCGCAGTTCGCGGGGTACGTCACGGTGAACGAGCACAACGGGAGGGCGCTCTTCTACTGGTTCTTCGAGGCCCAGGCGTCGCCGGCGAAAAAGCCTCTCCTGCTCTGGCTCAATGGAG GACCTGGTTGCTCATCAGTTGGGTATGGAGCTGCTTCTGAGTTGGGGCCTCTCAGGGTCACCAGCCACGGGGCAGGGCTTGAGTTCAACAAGTTTGCATGGAACAGAG AGGCCAACTTGCTCTTCCTGGAGTCTCCTGTTGGGGTCGGCTTCTCCTACACCAATACATCCTCTGACCTGACCAAACTTGATGACGCCTTCGTAG GTCACTATGTTCCACAACTTGCTGAACTTGTCTATGATAGGAACAAAGATAAGGCCAGCACATATATCAACCTTAAAGGTTTCATG GTTGGTAATCCACTAACTGATGATTACTACGACTCAAAGGGGCTAGCTGAATATGCTTGGAGCCACTCAGTAGTGTCAGATGAAATTTACGAACGCATCAAGAAGGTGTGCGACTTCAGAATTTCAAACTGGTCCGATGATTGTGATAAAGCCATGAGCACTGTGTTCAGCCAGTACCACGAGATCGATATTTACAACATCTATGCACCCAGGTGCAATCTTCCTAAGTCATCAGCAGCACTTGCTGTTGATCAAGCACTTACAGCTAACGATCAG GAACATTTCAGGCGTAGGATTAGGATGTTCTCGGGATATGACCCATGCTTTTCTTCATATGCGGAGAGGTACTTCAATAAGGAAGATGTGCAGAGAGCATTCCATGCAAATGTCAGTGGAACTCGAAAATGGCAAGTTTGCAG TGACTCAATTTTAAGGTCATACAATTTTTCGGTACTTTCCATCTTACCCATCTACTCTAAGCTCATCAAAGCCGGATTGAGAGTCTGGCTTTACAG TGGAGATGCAGATGGTAGGGTCCCAGTGATAGGATCGCGGTATTGTGTGGAAGCCCTGGGCCTGCCTATCAAGACACAGTGGCAACCTTGGTACCTGAACAAACAG GTTGCGGGAAGATTTGTGGAGTACCACGGTATGACAATGGTTACAATCAGAGGAGCTGGCCATTTGGTGCCCCTCAACAAACCAGAAGAAGGGTTCGCGCTTATTGACACATTCCTCCTGGGGAAACAGCTTCCCACACACAGATGA
- the LOC120674000 gene encoding LOW QUALITY PROTEIN: serine carboxypeptidase-like 26 (The sequence of the model RefSeq protein was modified relative to this genomic sequence to represent the inferred CDS: substituted 3 bases at 3 genomic stop codons) → MASSTAVKHPVLFTILIALSLLPAISARDDQQEGDRMQFLPGQPSRPAVSQFSGYVTVNENNGRALFYWFFEAQTLPAQKPLLLWLNGGPGCSSVGYGAASELGPLLVTGNGTGLEFNKFAWNKEANLLFLESPVGVGFSYTNTTSDLDNIDDRFVAKDTYTFLVNWFRRFPQYKSHDFYISGESYAGHYVPQLAEVVYDHNKHLEANQKINLKGFIVSIEKVLDYXXXVGIVEFAWSHSVISDKFYERVKNVCDFRLSPTSNECSHVMNLLFKIYHEIDIYNVYAPRCNTDGSAFLSSFNSSVEKEGKNKSKRLRMYSGNDPCYSNYIEAYLNRMDVQKSLHANISGWIKDRRWSLCSDPIFNNYDMEVFSVLPIYSKLVKAGIRIWVYSGDVDGRVPFIGTRYWVEALGLPIKSQWQPWYLENQVVGRYVEYEGLTMATVRGAGHTVPQDKPAEALVLVNSFLLDRQLPTKDI, encoded by the exons ATGGCCTCTTCTACGGCAGTGAAGCATCCAGTACTCTTCACCATCTTGATTGCTCTCTCGTTGCTGCCAGCGATCTCAGCGCGAGACGACCAGCAGGAAGGCGACCGGATGCAGTTCCTCCCGGGGCAGCCATCGAGACCTGCGGTGTCGCAGTTCTCGGGGTATGTCACCGTGAACGAGAACAACGGGAGGGCGCTCTTCTACTGGTTCTTTGAGGCTCAGACGTTGCCGGCTCAAAAGCCTCTCCTTCTCTGGCTCAATGGAG GCCCTGGTTGCTCCTCCGTGGGCTATGGAGCAGCTTCTGAGTTGGGGCCTCTACTTGTCACTGGCAACGGAACTGGTTTGGAATTCAACAAATTTGCATGGAATAAAG AGGCCAATTTGTTGTTCTTGGAATCTCCCGTTGGAGTTGGCTTCTCATACACAAATACTACATCTGACCTAGACAACATCGATGATCGCTTCGTCG CCAAGGACACCTACACCTTCTTAGTTAACTGGTTCAGGAGGTTTCCACAATACAAAAGCCATGATTTCTACATATCAGGAGAGAGCTATGCAG GCCATTATGTTCCTCAGCTGGCAGAAGTGGTGTATGACCACAACAAGCACCTTGAAGCGAATCAGAAAATCAATTTGAAAGGATTTATTGTAAGTATAGAGAAAGTACTAGATTATTGATAGTAA GTTGGAATCGTCGAGTTTGCTTGGAGCCATTCAGTCATATCAGATAAATTTTATGAGCGAGTCAAAAATGTTTGTGACTTCAGGCTCTCACCCACCAGCAATGAGTGCAGCCATGTAATGAACCTTCTGTTCAAGATATACCATGAGATTGATATCTACAACGTGTACGCACCGAGGTGCAACACTGATGGATCAGCATTTTTATCTAGTTTCAATAGCTCGGTAGAAAAAGAAGGCAAG AACAAGTCCAAAAGATTGAGGATGTACTCGGGAAACGATCCATGCTACTCGAACTATATTGAAGCTTACTTGAACAGGATGGATGTTCAGAAATCACTTCATGCGAATATCAGTGGGTGGATCAAGGATAGAAGATGGAGTCTTTGCAG TGATCCTATTTTCAACAACTACGATATGGAGGTTTTTTCTGTTCTGCCTATTTACTCCAAGCTTGTCAAGGCTGGAATAAGAATTTGGGTCTACAG TGGAGACGTGGATGGCAGGGTTCCATTTATTGGAACCCGGTATTGGGTAGAGGCGCTTGGTCTTCCTATCAAGTCACAGTGGCAACCATGGTACCTAGAGAATCAG GTTGTTGGAAGGTATGTTGAGTATGAAGGGCTGACAATGGCCACTGTCAGAGGAGCAGGTCACACAGTGCCTCAAGATAAGCCAGCAGAGGCACTTGTGCTTGTCAATTCCTTCCTTTTGGACAGGCAACTTCCGACAAAAGATATCTGA
- the LOC120673999 gene encoding serine carboxypeptidase-like 26 isoform X1, with the protein MRLSASSSSSPSLTSYARMATMAAARLLPRSSSSKLQQCSFAVLLLFFQSSCCHAAAVGYSQQEGDRVRFLPGQPPHPPVSQFAGYVTVNEHNGRALFYWFFEAQASPAKKPLLLWLNGGPGCSSVGYGAASELGPLRVTSHGAGLEFNKFAWNREANLLFLESPVGVGFSYTNTSSDLTKLDDAFVAEDAYHFLVNWFKRFPQYKGRDFYISGESYAGHYVPQLAELVYDRNKDKASTYINLKGFMVGNPLTDDYYDSKGLAEYAWSHSVVSDEIYERIKKVCDFRISNWSDDCDKAMSTVFSQYHEIDIYNIYAPRCNLPKSSAALAVDQALTANDQEHFRRRIRMFSGYDPCFSSYAERYFNKEDVQRAFHANVSGTRKWQVCSDSILRSYNFSVLSILPIYSKLIKAGLRVWLYSGDADGRVPVIGSRYCVEALGLPIKTQWQPWYLNKQVAGRFVEYHGMTMVTIRGAGHLVPLNKPEEGFALIDTFLLGKQLPTHR; encoded by the exons ATGCGTCTCTCCGCtagctcttcctcctctcccagCCTCACCTCATATGCTCGAATGGCGACAATGGCAGCAGCGCGTCTTCTTCCCCGGTCGTCCTCGTCCAAGCTCCAGCAGTGCAGCTTTGctgtcctcctcctcttcttccagaGCTCGTGCTGCCACGCAGCGGCTGTGGGTTACAGCCAGCAGGAGGGCGACCGGGTGCGGTTCCTCCCCGGGCAGCCGCCGCACCCGCCGGTGTCGCAGTTCGCGGGGTACGTCACGGTGAACGAGCACAACGGGAGGGCGCTCTTCTACTGGTTCTTCGAGGCCCAGGCGTCGCCGGCGAAAAAGCCTCTCCTGCTCTGGCTCAATGGAG GACCTGGTTGCTCATCAGTTGGGTATGGAGCTGCTTCTGAGTTGGGGCCTCTCAGGGTCACCAGCCACGGGGCAGGGCTTGAGTTCAACAAGTTTGCATGGAACAGAG AGGCCAACTTGCTCTTCCTGGAGTCTCCTGTTGGGGTCGGCTTCTCCTACACCAATACATCCTCTGACCTGACCAAACTTGATGACGCCTTCGTAG CTGAGGATGCATACCACTTCCTGGTAAATTGGTTCAAGAGGTTTCCACAGTACAAGGGACGCGATTTTTATATCTCTGGAGAGAGCTATGCAG GTCACTATGTTCCACAACTTGCTGAACTTGTCTATGATAGGAACAAAGATAAGGCCAGCACATATATCAACCTTAAAGGTTTCATG GTTGGTAATCCACTAACTGATGATTACTACGACTCAAAGGGGCTAGCTGAATATGCTTGGAGCCACTCAGTAGTGTCAGATGAAATTTACGAACGCATCAAGAAGGTGTGCGACTTCAGAATTTCAAACTGGTCCGATGATTGTGATAAAGCCATGAGCACTGTGTTCAGCCAGTACCACGAGATCGATATTTACAACATCTATGCACCCAGGTGCAATCTTCCTAAGTCATCAGCAGCACTTGCTGTTGATCAAGCACTTACAGCTAACGATCAG GAACATTTCAGGCGTAGGATTAGGATGTTCTCGGGATATGACCCATGCTTTTCTTCATATGCGGAGAGGTACTTCAATAAGGAAGATGTGCAGAGAGCATTCCATGCAAATGTCAGTGGAACTCGAAAATGGCAAGTTTGCAG TGACTCAATTTTAAGGTCATACAATTTTTCGGTACTTTCCATCTTACCCATCTACTCTAAGCTCATCAAAGCCGGATTGAGAGTCTGGCTTTACAG TGGAGATGCAGATGGTAGGGTCCCAGTGATAGGATCGCGGTATTGTGTGGAAGCCCTGGGCCTGCCTATCAAGACACAGTGGCAACCTTGGTACCTGAACAAACAG GTTGCGGGAAGATTTGTGGAGTACCACGGTATGACAATGGTTACAATCAGAGGAGCTGGCCATTTGGTGCCCCTCAACAAACCAGAAGAAGGGTTCGCGCTTATTGACACATTCCTCCTGGGGAAACAGCTTCCCACACACAGATGA